Proteins from a genomic interval of Chitinophagales bacterium:
- a CDS encoding YfhO family protein, with protein MNSQENTQQKPLRKKRKKQVTTPFDKLVGQYSIWLLLGLTMVLGFVIFWDYLSLHKIFYFKDIGSDSVNQNLADILNKALYGIGHFDLSNWSFYHAMGMPHSGGSNNFRIPNSVNILSDISQFFQGNSAVYAVSYKLWLNWGICAILGFLYLRVLGLNRFTAVVGGLLVAFCGQNVASSTWHSEIFHIHRCLIILLSFELLLSRRIWWLLPIALFTLSIPDLYFYTEFLAVYGLVRIVAKFGWNWKKIGIVGLQTAGLGLLSIVFRAPNFLRSVQKVLDSPRVSGPSSYAGQLMDTPIFGFDKAINYATAILRTFHNDIMGIGSNFQGWHNYLEAPTFYIGMLTLLLVPLAFPYFNRRQKIVYGSLLLFWTLIITFPFFRYGFYKFAGTYYKKALSTFIPISLWLVGMQALHVITKGRQLKWWWVGGSLLALLGVLYFPYPIAQNAITQSIRLTVTGFMMVYALLLLLLSHKKYRRFAFAGILLAVIGEVIVFNYSTLNKRPVITQEEMNNKMGYNDFTIDAADYLRETDTTFYRVTKDYSSGLAQHSSINDALAQGYYSTPSYQSHNPKHYIDFLTATGTIGTHDFDTRWSMGVRDHPILLSLVGTKYAFTKSGGKNFVDRGYTKLHKVGDVNILHNSFYLPLGVGYNHYLLYEDFQKLKPLEREISLLKAVVLTKEQAAKYPQLQQLSPDGINENYSNLQYEADINLLKSDYMQIIAVDKKASEIKGTISLSQPKMLFFSIPYDSGWELSVDGQKGDLEIVDVGLMGVMLPAGTHEVVLQYNLPNRTLGIVVMLLAFALFLFAIGWQYRHKVIRPSWLYAGLGVIFGLVLLPIPLSNLLIGIVFVGMLMLLPKAKISSLL; from the coding sequence GTGAATTCTCAAGAAAATACGCAACAAAAACCCCTTCGTAAAAAGCGAAAGAAACAGGTGACTACACCTTTTGATAAATTGGTGGGGCAATACAGTATTTGGCTGTTATTGGGGCTGACAATGGTTTTGGGGTTTGTTATTTTTTGGGACTACCTGTCATTGCATAAAATCTTTTATTTCAAGGATATCGGTAGTGATTCGGTGAATCAGAACTTGGCGGATATTCTCAACAAGGCACTGTATGGTATTGGACATTTTGACTTATCCAATTGGAGCTTTTACCATGCCATGGGTATGCCTCATTCCGGTGGTAGCAATAATTTTCGGATTCCAAATTCTGTAAATATTCTTAGTGACATTTCTCAGTTTTTTCAGGGAAATTCAGCGGTATATGCTGTGTCTTACAAATTGTGGCTGAACTGGGGTATCTGTGCTATTTTGGGTTTTCTGTATTTGAGGGTATTGGGATTGAATCGTTTTACGGCTGTTGTAGGTGGACTTTTGGTAGCTTTTTGTGGTCAAAATGTGGCATCGAGTACTTGGCATTCCGAAATCTTCCATATCCATCGGTGTCTAATTATCCTTTTGTCCTTCGAACTGCTGTTGTCTCGCCGTATATGGTGGTTGTTACCGATTGCCTTATTTACTTTGTCTATTCCAGACTTGTATTTCTATACCGAATTTTTGGCGGTTTATGGACTTGTGCGAATTGTAGCAAAATTTGGCTGGAATTGGAAAAAGATTGGAATTGTTGGTCTGCAAACCGCAGGGTTGGGCTTGCTATCCATTGTTTTTCGTGCGCCCAACTTTTTAAGGAGTGTTCAGAAAGTGTTGGATTCACCTCGGGTAAGTGGCCCATCTTCTTATGCAGGACAACTGATGGATACACCCATTTTCGGTTTTGACAAGGCGATCAACTATGCAACAGCTATTTTGCGGACGTTTCACAATGATATCATGGGCATTGGAAGTAATTTTCAGGGATGGCACAACTACCTCGAAGCACCTACTTTTTATATTGGTATGCTTACCTTGTTGTTGGTTCCTCTGGCTTTTCCCTACTTCAATCGCCGACAAAAAATAGTCTATGGGAGTTTGTTGTTATTTTGGACTTTGATTATTACTTTTCCTTTTTTCCGATATGGGTTCTATAAATTTGCAGGGACGTACTACAAAAAAGCACTTTCTACCTTCATTCCCATTAGTTTGTGGCTTGTCGGAATGCAAGCACTTCATGTCATTACAAAAGGAAGGCAATTGAAATGGTGGTGGGTAGGAGGTTCTCTCTTAGCTTTGTTGGGAGTGTTGTATTTTCCTTATCCCATTGCTCAAAATGCCATTACACAATCTATTCGTCTAACGGTAACGGGGTTTATGATGGTTTATGCTCTGTTATTGCTGCTGTTATCGCACAAAAAGTACCGCCGTTTTGCATTTGCAGGCATATTGCTTGCCGTTATTGGTGAGGTCATTGTTTTCAACTATTCCACTCTCAACAAACGACCTGTCATCACGCAAGAGGAGATGAACAACAAAATGGGCTACAACGATTTCACTATTGACGCAGCCGACTATTTGAGAGAAACAGACACTACATTCTACCGAGTCACCAAAGATTATTCCTCTGGTTTGGCGCAACACAGTAGTATCAACGATGCACTGGCACAAGGCTATTACAGCACTCCTTCTTATCAGTCACACAATCCTAAACACTATATTGATTTTTTGACTGCAACAGGTACAATCGGTACCCATGACTTTGATACAAGGTGGTCCATGGGGGTTCGTGACCATCCGATTTTGTTGAGTTTGGTGGGAACCAAATATGCTTTTACCAAAAGTGGCGGGAAGAATTTTGTGGATCGAGGTTATACGAAACTTCATAAGGTGGGGGATGTAAATATTTTACACAATAGTTTTTACCTGCCACTTGGAGTGGGGTACAATCACTATTTGCTCTACGAAGATTTCCAAAAACTCAAACCACTCGAGAGGGAAATTAGTTTGCTAAAAGCGGTCGTTTTGACGAAAGAACAAGCTGCAAAATATCCACAACTGCAACAGCTTTCGCCCGATGGGATTAATGAAAACTACAGCAACCTGCAATATGAGGCTGATATTAATTTACTGAAGTCTGATTATATGCAAATCATTGCAGTAGATAAAAAAGCAAGTGAAATAAAAGGAACGATTTCACTCAGCCAACCAAAAATGTTGTTTTTTTCGATTCCCTATGATAGCGGTTGGGAGCTATCAGTAGATGGTCAGAAGGGAGACTTAGAAATTGTGGATGTTGGTTTGATGGGGGTGATGCTTCCTGCTGGTACGCATGAAGTTGTGCTACAATACAACTTACCCAACCGCACTTTGGGAATAGTGGTGATGTTGTTGGCTTTCGCTTTGTTTTTGTTTGCAATTGGGTGGCAGTATCGCCATAAGGTTATCCGTCCTTCATGGCTATATGCAGGTTTGGGAGTCATTTTTGGGTTGGTTCTTCTGCCGATTCCTTTGTCAAACCTTCTGATTGGGATTGTTTTTGTAGGAATGTTGATGTTGCTACCTAAAGCGAAGATTTCATCTTTGTTGTAA
- the rffA gene encoding dTDP-4-amino-4,6-dideoxygalactose transaminase, producing MTNHIPFNRPFIIGNELQYIQEAIQTGKISGNGHFTKKCQQFFENQYHFKKTLLTTSCTDALEMSAILLDIQPEDEVIIPAYTFVSTANAFVLRGAKIVFADSLPNHPNIDPSKIEALITSKTKAIVVVHYAGIACDMNAIQAIADKHGLYVIEDAAQAIDAFYKGKPLGGIGDLAAFSFHETKNIIAGEGGMLAVNDARFAKRAEVIAGKRYESFGIFGEKSINTDGWMSRSSFLPSEIVAAFLYAQIEELPQIQAKENLFGKGILTECSPFNKKENFNYYIPNFATNNGHLFYLTCNSLSEAPCLDSTSPQKRHSLFSYLSLHLSPFYASKHDGRELPNCGACRLFGAIATVFELKESEQMRVLECVRSFYTE from the coding sequence ATGACCAACCACATCCCCTTCAACCGCCCCTTCATCATCGGCAACGAACTCCAATACATTCAAGAAGCCATCCAAACAGGAAAAATCTCAGGAAATGGGCATTTTACCAAAAAATGTCAGCAATTCTTTGAAAACCAATACCACTTCAAAAAAACACTCCTCACCACCTCCTGCACCGATGCCCTCGAAATGTCTGCAATCTTATTGGACATACAGCCAGAAGATGAGGTCATCATACCTGCCTACACCTTTGTTTCCACCGCCAATGCCTTCGTATTGCGGGGCGCAAAAATCGTGTTTGCAGACAGTTTGCCGAACCATCCCAACATAGACCCCTCTAAAATTGAAGCCTTGATTACCTCCAAAACCAAAGCCATTGTCGTAGTACATTATGCAGGAATTGCCTGTGATATGAATGCCATACAAGCCATTGCAGACAAGCATGGTTTGTATGTTATTGAAGATGCAGCGCAAGCCATAGATGCTTTTTACAAAGGAAAACCATTGGGCGGCATTGGAGATTTGGCAGCTTTTTCGTTTCATGAGACCAAAAACATCATTGCAGGAGAGGGCGGAATGTTGGCGGTGAACGATGCTCGATTTGCGAAGCGAGCAGAAGTTATTGCGGGAAAAAGGTACGAATCGTTCGGCATTTTTGGGGAGAAGTCGATAAATACGGATGGATGGATGTCGAGGTCTTCTTTTTTGCCCTCCGAAATTGTCGCTGCTTTTTTGTATGCTCAAATTGAAGAACTGCCTCAAATTCAAGCGAAAGAAAATCTATTTGGAAAAGGTATTTTGACGGAGTGCAGCCCCTTCAACAAGAAGGAAAACTTCAATTACTATATTCCCAATTTCGCCACCAACAATGGACACCTTTTTTACCTCACCTGCAACAGCTTATCGGAAGCGCCCTGCCTTGATTCAACATCTCCGCAAAAACGACATTCGCTGTTTTCCTACCTCTCTCTCCACCTAAGTCCCTTTTATGCCTCCAAACACGATGGTCGAGAATTGCCCAATTGTGGCGCTTGCAGATTGTTTGGTGCGATTGCCACTGTTTTTGAATTGAAGGAATCAGAGCAGATGAGGGTCTTGGAGTGTGTGAGAAGTTTTTACACAGAGTAG
- a CDS encoding sulfotransferase domain-containing protein — MKKIDLIYILGVSYSGSTLLSYLIGSSKQVCNLGELKQIKEKREKNPNRLCTCGQEIPNCSFWSKYENVYTPYIEESLLRKIKIALKILLKRDLIANQLSDTQDHKILHHMQKDQKQEEGMYMLDASKSLWRLAYLMNCKNINLKVIYIDMNIESNVASFAKRNYRGFWEGLLIYKLQHFLVKRFLSYHSNMDYLVVDYAELSQNTSSTMNQIGDFLGVSYDNYVEQLKKRTYHVTTGNTGVTTQFRNGFKMQKNDDKWKSILSPFQKTVLKIVK; from the coding sequence ATGAAAAAGATAGACTTAATATACATACTTGGCGTGAGTTACAGTGGTTCTACTCTCTTAAGCTATCTAATAGGCTCCTCCAAACAAGTATGCAATCTCGGTGAATTGAAACAGATAAAAGAAAAGAGAGAAAAAAATCCCAATCGTTTGTGTACTTGTGGACAGGAAATACCCAATTGTTCCTTTTGGTCTAAATATGAAAATGTATATACTCCTTACATTGAAGAAAGTCTGCTGAGAAAAATCAAAATAGCATTGAAAATATTGTTGAAAAGAGATTTGATAGCCAATCAATTGTCTGATACACAAGACCATAAAATACTCCACCACATGCAGAAAGACCAAAAACAAGAAGAAGGTATGTATATGTTGGATGCCTCCAAAAGTCTATGGAGGTTGGCTTATTTGATGAATTGCAAAAACATAAATTTAAAGGTAATTTATATTGATATGAATATAGAATCCAATGTTGCATCATTTGCCAAAAGAAACTACCGAGGTTTTTGGGAAGGATTGCTTATCTATAAATTGCAGCATTTTTTGGTAAAAAGGTTTTTATCCTACCATTCCAACATGGATTATTTAGTGGTTGATTATGCAGAACTAAGCCAAAACACTTCTTCTACCATGAATCAAATAGGAGATTTTTTGGGAGTGAGTTATGACAACTATGTAGAACAATTGAAAAAAAGAACTTATCATGTGACCACTGGGAATACAGGAGTGACAACCCAATTTAGAAATGGATTCAAGATGCAAAAAAATGATGATAAGTGGAAAAGCATCTTGTCTCCTTTTCAAAAGACAGTATTGAAGATAGTAAAATAA
- a CDS encoding glycosyltransferase family 4 protein yields MKIAYLYLTKLIGSRVPADANQTLNMVNAFAQHAEITYFSHWGSKKKFQEIFEFYFLQPNFHLVRIPVQLVTSTLFLEKLARGFYCLFALLYIRLHRYDIIYTRDFSFVYFLSMIPKFMRPKQKVVYEPHNILHVVSPKINIQQEKAGIAMADIFIPTTNGSKEDLIHVFNIDESKMFVQPNAVNIHNFSLQKDTEAEGFLEKYPSLRGYKIVAYTGTFGDWKGVDTLVKSYKFLKSSNVKFLLVGGIGEDRKVIEELIQKEGLKNEILIEGFLPQKELIGVLNNVTIATIPNNEMGEGKKYTSPLKTYEYMAMGLPIIASNLYSMRQLLKNGENCLFFEPENEKDLAKKIDQLLEDETLRQQLINNNYSQAQLYSWEKRAENILGFIESSSKLKAK; encoded by the coding sequence ATGAAAATTGCATATTTATATTTAACAAAATTAATAGGTAGTAGGGTTCCTGCTGATGCCAATCAAACACTAAATATGGTGAATGCTTTTGCCCAACATGCAGAGATTACCTATTTTTCGCATTGGGGTTCTAAAAAGAAATTTCAGGAGATATTTGAATTCTATTTCTTACAGCCCAATTTTCATTTGGTTCGGATTCCTGTACAATTGGTTACCAGCACGCTTTTTTTAGAAAAATTAGCCAGAGGGTTTTACTGCCTTTTTGCCCTTCTATACATCCGACTACATAGGTATGATATCATCTATACGAGAGATTTTTCTTTTGTGTATTTTTTATCTATGATTCCGAAATTTATGAGACCCAAGCAAAAAGTGGTCTATGAACCTCATAATATACTTCATGTTGTCTCGCCTAAAATCAATATTCAACAAGAAAAGGCTGGAATTGCGATGGCGGATATTTTCATTCCAACTACCAATGGCTCAAAAGAAGACTTAATTCATGTTTTCAATATAGATGAAAGTAAAATGTTTGTGCAGCCCAATGCTGTGAATATCCATAATTTTAGTTTACAGAAAGACACTGAAGCAGAAGGGTTTTTGGAAAAATATCCAAGTCTTCGAGGCTATAAAATTGTTGCCTATACGGGTACTTTTGGAGATTGGAAAGGAGTAGATACGCTTGTGAAATCCTATAAGTTTTTGAAGTCCTCCAATGTTAAGTTTTTATTAGTAGGAGGAATAGGAGAAGATAGAAAAGTGATTGAAGAACTGATACAAAAAGAAGGGCTTAAGAACGAAATTTTGATTGAAGGTTTTTTACCACAAAAAGAATTGATTGGTGTCTTGAATAATGTGACTATAGCTACTATTCCAAATAACGAAATGGGTGAAGGTAAAAAATATACTTCTCCGTTGAAGACTTATGAATACATGGCGATGGGCTTGCCAATCATTGCCTCAAATTTGTATTCAATGCGTCAATTGTTAAAAAACGGAGAAAATTGTCTGTTTTTTGAGCCTGAAAATGAAAAAGATCTCGCTAAGAAGATAGATCAACTTTTGGAGGATGAAACTTTGAGACAGCAACTAATAAATAATAATTATTCTCAAGCACAATTGTATAGTTGGGAAAAAAGAGCTGAGAATATACTGGGATTTATTGAATCTTCTTCCAAATTGAAGGCAAAATAG
- a CDS encoding DapH/DapD/GlmU-related protein → MIGKNVSIHPLAYIEDGVTIGDNTKIGPFCIVRTGAVIGKNCKFTAYCEIRENVVIGDNTKFGSRCTISANAIVGSNTIIKYSFVLTDTPNLEEDNVKVVKGIGDNVLIGANVTLMPGFSIGNNSIIGACSQVRSNVGDNEIWFGSPAKFYKKNEG, encoded by the coding sequence ATGATTGGAAAAAATGTAAGTATTCATCCTTTAGCTTATATAGAAGATGGAGTGACTATAGGGGACAATACTAAAATAGGCCCTTTTTGTATAGTAAGAACAGGAGCAGTAATAGGTAAAAACTGCAAATTTACAGCATACTGCGAAATTAGAGAAAATGTAGTTATTGGGGACAATACTAAGTTTGGAAGTAGATGCACAATATCTGCCAATGCTATTGTAGGTTCTAATACAATAATAAAATATAGTTTTGTATTAACAGATACTCCTAACTTAGAGGAGGATAATGTTAAGGTAGTCAAAGGTATAGGCGACAATGTCCTTATAGGTGCAAATGTAACTTTGATGCCTGGTTTTAGTATAGGTAATAATTCTATTATTGGTGCGTGCTCTCAGGTAAGAAGCAATGTTGGCGATAATGAAATTTGGTTTGGATCACCTGCAAAATTCTACAAAAAGAATGAAGGGTAA
- a CDS encoding DegT/DnrJ/EryC1/StrS family aminotransferase: protein MINVTQSYLPPLSEYVQYLEKIWDNCWLTNNGPLVIELEENLSNFLGVEHLLFLNNGTIALQIAIKALQLKGEVITTPFSYVATTTAILWENCKPVFVDIDPDTYCIDASKIEAAITSDTSAILATHVYGLPCDVEAIEVIAKKYNLKVIYDGAHAFGVEYKNQSLLNYGDISTLSFHATKLFHTVEGGAVVTNNEEIAKQMSLYRSFGHIRDDYYTIGVNGKNSEFHAAMGLCNLPKVPELIQKRKIICDYYDEQLVVNTHLERPKIPQKTIYNYSYYPILFGSEEELVSIMKELLRNNINPRRYFYPSLNTLSYLSKQVACPVSESIAPRILCLPLYPDLEMKDAERICQIIKEFHSIYEL from the coding sequence ATGATTAATGTTACTCAATCATATTTGCCTCCATTATCAGAATATGTCCAATATTTAGAAAAAATTTGGGATAACTGTTGGCTAACCAATAATGGACCACTTGTTATAGAGCTTGAGGAGAACTTATCTAATTTTCTTGGAGTTGAGCATTTATTGTTTTTAAACAATGGTACAATTGCTCTGCAAATTGCGATTAAAGCATTGCAGTTGAAGGGGGAAGTTATCACAACGCCCTTTTCTTATGTTGCTACTACGACTGCTATACTATGGGAAAATTGCAAACCTGTTTTTGTGGATATTGACCCTGATACCTATTGTATTGATGCTTCAAAAATCGAAGCTGCCATTACTTCGGATACTTCTGCAATATTGGCTACCCATGTATATGGTTTGCCTTGTGATGTCGAGGCGATTGAAGTAATTGCCAAAAAATACAATTTAAAAGTTATATATGATGGAGCACACGCTTTTGGAGTTGAGTATAAAAATCAATCTTTGTTGAATTATGGAGATATAAGTACCTTGAGTTTCCATGCTACCAAACTTTTTCATACTGTAGAAGGAGGTGCTGTTGTTACCAATAATGAGGAAATTGCAAAGCAGATGAGTTTGTACCGCAGCTTTGGACACATTCGAGATGATTATTATACGATAGGTGTAAATGGTAAAAATTCTGAATTTCATGCGGCAATGGGTTTGTGTAATCTACCAAAAGTTCCCGAACTAATTCAAAAGAGAAAAATAATTTGTGATTATTATGATGAGCAATTGGTTGTAAATACGCACTTAGAACGCCCTAAGATTCCCCAAAAAACTATTTACAATTATTCTTACTATCCTATATTGTTCGGGTCTGAGGAGGAGTTAGTATCTATAATGAAGGAATTGCTTAGAAATAATATCAATCCCAGACGTTATTTTTATCCTTCTTTAAATACCTTATCCTATTTGTCGAAGCAAGTGGCATGTCCTGTATCTGAATCTATTGCACCACGTATATTGTGCCTTCCTTTGTATCCTGACTTGGAAATGAAGGATGCTGAAAGAATTTGTCAAATTATTAAAGAATTTCATTCAATATATGAATTGTAA
- a CDS encoding sulfotransferase domain-containing protein, producing the protein MIVRKTENLIYKGISRLNLIQNQNAAFLIIGAQKAGTSTLFDSLCCHPQLTRSFEKEIGFFHRDKMYAKGRNWYNKQFIPSFSKQSLSYEATPEYLFFPNVAKRIYEYSPSIKLIIVLRDPVSRAYSAWNMFKQKVENDASRKRLLEVNAVFANDKQREMILNIVEHHPFPSFEYFVETELNYSKFDDFSEGHNFLRRGLYAKQIREYLKFFHSSQLLIIEMNELKNNMVEVFKKIEVFLDVKGFRGWDTKILKPSHQRSYGEKISETTKKQLKTFYAPYNEDLYELIQTRFDW; encoded by the coding sequence ATGATAGTACGAAAAACAGAAAATTTAATATACAAAGGGATTTCTCGATTAAATTTGATTCAAAATCAAAATGCAGCATTTCTTATTATTGGAGCGCAAAAAGCAGGAACTTCCACGCTTTTTGATAGCCTATGCTGTCACCCCCAATTAACAAGATCTTTTGAAAAGGAAATTGGGTTTTTCCATAGAGATAAAATGTATGCAAAAGGAAGGAATTGGTATAATAAGCAATTCATACCAAGTTTTAGCAAACAAAGCCTAAGCTATGAAGCTACTCCTGAATATTTGTTCTTTCCAAATGTAGCAAAAAGGATTTACGAGTACTCTCCCTCTATTAAATTAATCATCGTATTGCGAGATCCTGTAAGTAGGGCTTATTCTGCTTGGAATATGTTTAAACAGAAAGTAGAAAATGATGCTTCACGGAAAAGATTATTGGAGGTAAATGCTGTTTTTGCGAATGATAAGCAGCGAGAAATGATTTTAAATATTGTCGAGCATCACCCATTCCCATCTTTTGAATATTTTGTTGAAACAGAGTTAAACTATTCTAAATTTGATGATTTTTCTGAAGGGCATAATTTTTTGAGAAGGGGATTGTATGCAAAACAGATAAGAGAATATTTGAAGTTTTTTCATTCGTCTCAATTGCTTATAATAGAGATGAATGAACTAAAAAACAATATGGTGGAAGTATTTAAAAAAATAGAGGTATTTTTAGATGTGAAAGGATTTAGGGGATGGGATACAAAAATTCTTAAACCTTCTCACCAGAGAAGCTATGGAGAAAAAATCAGTGAAACTACTAAAAAACAATTGAAAACTTTTTATGCACCTTACAATGAGGATTTATACGAGCTAATACAAACAAGATTTGATTGGTAA
- a CDS encoding MOP flippase family protein, translated as MNGKTLRNRTISGVFWSGANQFGMFTSAIITSIILARLLEPEDFGLIAMVNIIIEFARIIVSFGFGQALIQKQGITEKDLSTVFWFNAGLGLITTFIVAFSASYVASFYNEPELQFITIVLSFNFLIYSLNVVQRIIFIKAIDFKSIAKVEIMATIVSGFSSVLLAYWGYGVWSLVFQTLTMAIISCVLLWYLSEWKPKMIFDWQSIRDIWGFSINLFGSQSLKYWTGNIDKVLIGKYLSGSALGLYRQAYVVVLNPINRIGQVIMQVLFPTFAKIQEDRNLVRNIFLKLNRITALVTFPLMVGMFVCSDTFVRSLLGPKWISIIPILKIFSCIGLVSSINELFKSIFLGLGYSNLLFKVGLFERFTLIGGVVIGLNWGIEGVALGLLAAALVNLPVVMYYGGGIINLSVVKQLTNLFPILFTALIMGALVWCVNLQLSQFNELKKIVILAIDVFAGVFSYGLLAYIFKLKAFYNFLELIAPYAKAFQK; from the coding sequence TTGAATGGTAAAACATTGAGAAATAGGACTATCTCAGGTGTCTTTTGGAGTGGGGCAAATCAGTTTGGGATGTTTACTTCTGCTATAATCACTAGTATAATCTTGGCACGATTGCTTGAGCCAGAAGATTTTGGTTTAATTGCAATGGTAAACATTATCATAGAATTTGCTCGGATAATAGTGAGTTTTGGTTTTGGACAAGCACTTATTCAGAAACAGGGGATTACTGAAAAAGATCTATCTACGGTTTTTTGGTTTAACGCAGGCTTGGGACTTATTACTACCTTCATCGTGGCGTTTTCGGCTTCTTATGTGGCATCGTTTTATAATGAGCCTGAATTACAGTTTATTACAATTGTACTTTCATTTAATTTTCTTATCTATTCACTGAATGTTGTACAACGAATTATTTTCATTAAGGCAATTGATTTTAAGTCTATTGCAAAGGTTGAAATAATGGCTACAATTGTTTCAGGTTTCAGTTCTGTTTTGTTAGCTTATTGGGGGTATGGTGTTTGGAGTTTGGTGTTTCAGACCTTGACAATGGCTATTATTTCATGTGTTTTATTGTGGTATCTAAGTGAGTGGAAACCTAAAATGATATTTGATTGGCAGTCTATTCGAGATATTTGGGGCTTTAGTATCAACTTATTTGGTAGTCAATCATTAAAATATTGGACGGGAAATATTGACAAAGTTTTGATAGGCAAATATTTATCTGGAAGTGCTTTAGGTTTATATAGGCAAGCGTATGTTGTAGTGTTGAACCCAATTAATAGAATTGGTCAGGTTATTATGCAAGTATTGTTTCCAACCTTTGCAAAAATTCAGGAGGATAGAAATTTAGTCAGAAATATTTTTTTGAAACTTAACAGAATAACAGCTCTTGTAACTTTTCCTTTAATGGTTGGTATGTTTGTGTGCTCAGATACTTTTGTAAGGTCATTATTGGGTCCCAAATGGATTTCGATTATTCCGATACTCAAAATATTTTCCTGTATTGGTTTGGTGTCATCCATCAATGAATTATTTAAAAGTATTTTCTTAGGATTGGGTTATAGTAATCTATTATTCAAGGTTGGTTTGTTTGAGCGTTTTACCTTGATTGGAGGCGTTGTCATTGGCCTAAACTGGGGCATAGAAGGAGTTGCTTTAGGTTTATTGGCAGCAGCATTGGTCAATCTACCTGTTGTTATGTATTATGGGGGGGGGATAATTAATCTTAGTGTAGTAAAACAACTAACCAACTTATTTCCAATACTATTTACCGCTCTGATAATGGGAGCATTGGTTTGGTGCGTAAATTTACAACTATCACAATTTAATGAACTAAAAAAAATAGTTATTTTAGCTATTGATGTTTTTGCTGGAGTATTTTCCTATGGTCTATTAGCATATATTTTTAAATTGAAGGCTTTCTATAACTTTTTAGAACTTATAGCCCCGTATGCTAAAGCTTTTCAAAAATGA
- a CDS encoding TDP-N-acetylfucosamine:lipid II N-acetylfucosaminyltransferase — protein sequence MNVHLVLDEKFTDDFIKTIDLFGDINNNIFLCRSSKPFKYVKEPMVVEAKLWSKTLKENIESLSAEDTLIIHNMRRDVTKWLIKTKTHCKVAWIFWGIDFYTDSGIVFPLYDSESERIVLLHPGYKKKLLNKFPFRNLLEIAKPFLIKRDKRLRQESLRKVDFIYHYNIYDYELLKSYFQTGAKFKKFFYSRFYWNLKHNTTVGKSPFSINPNNTHILIGNSGDPTNNHLDLFKKIPNRDDLEVWVPLSYGNSKYIDLVIENGTSLYKENFHGITKYYNYPDYFTFLEQIDVCVMGHLRSQGMGNIIIFLYLGKTVFMYPEITTFRFLEKIGVKVFSIEGNSINLDLKITKEDQIKNRQIIEDFFLKEGIEEVYKTLFS from the coding sequence ATGAATGTTCACTTAGTTTTAGATGAAAAGTTTACAGATGATTTTATAAAAACTATTGACTTATTTGGAGATATTAATAATAATATATTTTTATGTAGAAGCTCTAAACCATTTAAGTATGTAAAAGAACCTATGGTAGTGGAAGCAAAGTTATGGAGTAAGACTTTAAAGGAAAATATTGAAAGTTTATCAGCAGAAGACACCCTTATTATCCACAATATGCGAAGAGACGTTACCAAATGGCTCATTAAGACTAAAACACATTGTAAAGTTGCATGGATTTTTTGGGGAATAGATTTTTATACCGACTCAGGAATTGTTTTCCCATTATATGATTCCGAGTCAGAGAGAATTGTTTTACTACATCCTGGCTATAAGAAAAAATTATTGAATAAATTTCCATTTAGAAACTTGCTAGAAATAGCAAAACCTTTTCTAATAAAGAGGGATAAACGGCTAAGGCAAGAATCTCTGAGGAAAGTAGATTTTATATATCATTATAATATATATGATTACGAGTTGCTGAAATCGTATTTTCAGACTGGAGCTAAATTTAAAAAATTCTTTTACTCAAGATTTTACTGGAATTTAAAACACAACACTACAGTTGGTAAAAGTCCCTTTTCGATAAACCCCAATAACACCCATATTCTTATTGGTAATTCTGGAGATCCAACTAATAATCACTTAGATCTGTTTAAAAAGATACCTAATAGGGATGATTTGGAGGTATGGGTTCCTCTTTCTTATGGGAACTCAAAATATATAGACCTTGTCATAGAAAATGGAACATCATTGTACAAAGAAAATTTTCATGGAATAACAAAATATTATAACTACCCTGATTATTTCACATTTTTAGAACAAATAGATGTTTGTGTGATGGGGCATTTGCGGTCACAAGGCATGGGAAACATTATTATATTTTTGTATTTGGGAAAAACGGTGTTCATGTACCCTGAAATAACTACTTTCCGTTTTTTAGAAAAAATTGGAGTTAAGGTTTTTTCTATTGAAGGTAATAGTATAAACCTCGATTTGAAGATAACCAAAGAAGATCAAATTAAAAATAGACAAATTATAGAAGATTTTTTTTTAAAGGAAGGCATAGAGGAGGTCTATAAAACACTTTTTTCATGA